In the Aromatoleum bremense genome, one interval contains:
- a CDS encoding Fic family protein, with product MTSTLKMFAAGRSSILPATAWYLSDLGEFRGKQELYTRQSPQRLKALREHALIESAVSSNRIEGVSVEPSRVRDVLVSPRPLFRDRDEEEVRGYRDALTWIHQDAQRLPVANETIQRLHAMTRGEIWDAGLYKEKDGDIIERYPDGRERLRFRTVPAKETPAAMARLVGDWQACLEERWVPPLIALAAFNLDFLCIHPFRDGNGRVSRLLWLLQSYQLGFEVGRYISLERLVEQNKERYYETLELSSQRWHEGKHDPWPYINYVLFILKSAYREFVERVGETSEPRGSKTQMVLEAIAKMPGTFSLADLERACPGVSRDMIRRVLNTQKGQSVDCIGRGPGALWQRRGN from the coding sequence ATGACGAGTACGCTGAAAATGTTTGCCGCTGGAAGATCGTCTATACTTCCCGCCACGGCCTGGTATCTCTCCGACCTCGGCGAATTCCGCGGTAAGCAGGAGCTTTACACCCGGCAGTCGCCGCAGCGCCTCAAAGCCTTGCGCGAACATGCGCTGATCGAAAGCGCCGTCTCGTCGAACCGCATCGAGGGTGTTTCCGTCGAGCCGTCGCGGGTGCGCGATGTGCTCGTATCGCCCAGACCGCTGTTCCGGGATCGCGACGAGGAAGAAGTGCGCGGCTACCGCGACGCCCTGACCTGGATTCACCAGGATGCCCAGCGCCTCCCGGTTGCCAATGAAACCATCCAGCGCCTCCACGCGATGACGCGGGGAGAGATCTGGGATGCCGGTCTGTACAAGGAGAAGGATGGCGACATCATCGAGCGCTATCCCGATGGGCGCGAGCGGCTGCGCTTTCGCACCGTACCGGCCAAGGAAACGCCGGCAGCCATGGCCCGGTTGGTCGGCGACTGGCAGGCCTGCCTCGAAGAGCGCTGGGTTCCGCCGCTGATCGCGCTGGCCGCGTTCAATCTCGACTTCCTGTGCATCCATCCGTTCCGCGATGGCAATGGCCGGGTGTCCCGACTGCTCTGGCTGTTGCAGAGCTACCAACTGGGTTTCGAGGTCGGCCGCTACATCAGCCTTGAGCGCCTGGTCGAGCAGAACAAGGAGCGTTACTACGAGACCCTGGAACTGAGCTCGCAGCGCTGGCACGAGGGCAAGCACGACCCATGGCCCTACATCAATTACGTGCTGTTCATTCTCAAGAGCGCTTATCGCGAATTCGTCGAGCGCGTTGGGGAAACCTCGGAGCCGCGGGGATCGAAAACCCAGATGGTGCTGGAGGCGATCGCCAAGATGCCGGGAACGTTTTCCCTGGCCGACCTGGAGCGTGCCTGCCCGGGGGTGAGCCGCGACATGATCCGGCGGGTGCTCAATACGCAGAAGGGGCAGTCGGTCGACTGCATCGGCCGAGGCCCCGGTGCGCTTTGGCAAAGAAGAGGTAATTAG
- the rng gene encoding ribonuclease G, whose protein sequence is MSIEFLINFTPQETRVAIVEQGVVQELHVERTASRGIVGNIYLGRVVRVLPGMQSAFIDIGLERTAFLHVADIWSDRHNGDAGRPIERILAEGQNLTVQVLKDPIGTKGARLSTQISIAGRLLVYLPQEKHIGISQRIEDESEREALRERLTRLVPEDEAGGFIVRTMAESASDDELAADIAYLRKLWGEIRNSATGRFPPAVLYEDLGLGQRVLRDLVDDDTSRILVDSRENFQKLMAFAAEYSPKVLPLLEHYGGERPLFDLHNVEDEIQKALARRVSLKSGGYLIIDQTEAMTTVDVNTGGFVGARNFDDTIFKTNLEAAQTIARQLRLRNLGGIIIIDFIDMENVEHRDMVLDEFKKALARDHTKMTVNGFTALGLVEMTRKRTRESLAHLLCEPCPTCDGRGEVKTARTVCYEILRELLREARQFNAREFRVLAAPNVIDLFLDEESQSLAMLSDFIGKQISLHPEASYSQEQFDIVLL, encoded by the coding sequence ATGAGCATCGAATTTCTCATCAACTTCACGCCGCAGGAGACGCGCGTCGCGATCGTCGAGCAGGGCGTGGTACAGGAACTGCACGTCGAGCGCACTGCCAGCCGCGGCATCGTCGGCAACATCTACCTCGGCCGCGTCGTTCGGGTGCTGCCCGGCATGCAGTCCGCGTTCATCGACATCGGCCTCGAGCGCACCGCCTTTCTCCATGTCGCCGACATCTGGAGCGATCGCCACAACGGCGACGCCGGCCGGCCGATCGAGCGCATCCTCGCCGAAGGCCAGAACCTCACGGTGCAGGTGCTGAAGGATCCGATCGGCACGAAAGGCGCGCGGCTGTCGACGCAGATCAGCATCGCCGGGCGGCTGCTCGTGTACCTGCCCCAGGAAAAGCACATCGGCATCTCGCAGCGCATCGAGGACGAATCCGAGCGCGAGGCGCTGCGCGAACGGCTGACGCGGCTGGTGCCGGAAGACGAAGCCGGCGGCTTCATCGTGCGCACGATGGCCGAATCCGCCTCCGACGACGAACTCGCCGCCGACATCGCCTACCTGCGCAAGCTGTGGGGCGAGATCCGCAACAGCGCGACCGGGCGCTTCCCGCCCGCCGTGCTGTACGAAGACCTGGGCCTTGGCCAGCGCGTGCTGCGCGACCTCGTCGACGACGACACCTCGCGCATCCTCGTCGATTCGCGCGAGAACTTCCAGAAGCTCATGGCCTTCGCCGCCGAGTACAGCCCCAAGGTGCTGCCGCTGCTCGAGCACTACGGCGGCGAGCGGCCGCTGTTCGATCTGCACAACGTCGAGGACGAGATCCAGAAGGCGCTCGCGCGCCGCGTCAGCCTCAAGTCGGGCGGCTACCTGATCATCGACCAGACCGAGGCGATGACGACCGTCGACGTCAACACCGGCGGCTTCGTCGGCGCACGCAATTTCGACGACACGATCTTCAAGACCAACCTCGAGGCGGCGCAGACGATCGCCCGCCAGCTGCGCCTGAGAAACCTCGGCGGCATCATCATCATCGACTTCATCGACATGGAAAACGTCGAGCACCGCGACATGGTGCTCGACGAGTTCAAGAAGGCGCTCGCGCGCGACCACACCAAGATGACGGTCAACGGCTTCACCGCGCTGGGCCTCGTCGAGATGACGAGGAAGCGCACGCGCGAGTCGCTCGCCCACCTCTTGTGCGAACCCTGCCCGACCTGCGACGGCCGCGGCGAAGTCAAGACCGCGCGCACCGTATGCTATGAAATCCTGCGCGAACTGCTGCGCGAAGCGCGCCAGTTCAACGCCCGCGAGTTCCGCGTGCTCGCCGCGCCGAACGTCATCGACCTCTTCCTCGACGAAGAGTCGCAGTCACTCGCGATGCTGTCGGACTTCATCGGCAAGCAGATCTCGCTGCATCCGGAAGCGAGCTACTCGCAGGAACAGTTCGACATTGTTCTGCTGTGA
- a CDS encoding Maf family protein, giving the protein MTTLQARIYLASRSPRRRELLRQIGVQFELLVFRGGERGEDADVDETPQAGEPVERYVERLALTKAEAGCRRLQWRSLPHQPVLAADTTLELDGQIIGKPVDGPDAAAILRRLSGRTHRVLTAVALSDGSRTRSRTNISEVRFRPLDDAEIRHYVATGEPLDKAGAYGIQGRAALFIEEIRGSYTGIMGLPLFETAQLLESFGYPL; this is encoded by the coding sequence ATGACGACCCTGCAAGCCCGCATCTACCTCGCATCGCGCAGCCCGCGCCGGCGCGAGCTGCTGCGCCAGATCGGCGTTCAATTCGAACTGCTCGTGTTCCGCGGCGGCGAGCGCGGCGAGGATGCGGATGTCGACGAAACCCCGCAGGCGGGCGAGCCCGTCGAGCGTTACGTCGAGCGTCTCGCGCTGACCAAGGCCGAAGCGGGGTGTCGGCGCCTGCAGTGGCGCTCGCTGCCGCATCAGCCGGTGCTGGCCGCCGACACGACGCTCGAACTCGACGGCCAGATCATCGGCAAACCGGTCGACGGCCCCGATGCCGCGGCGATCCTGCGGCGGCTGTCGGGACGCACGCACCGCGTGCTGACCGCGGTCGCGCTGAGCGACGGCAGTCGCACGCGCAGCCGGACGAACATCAGCGAAGTGCGTTTTCGTCCTCTCGACGACGCCGAGATCCGCCACTACGTCGCCACCGGCGAACCCCTGGACAAGGCCGGCGCATATGGCATCCAGGGGCGAGCGGCGCTGTTCATCGAGGAGATCCGCGGCAGCTACACCGGGATCATGGGCCTGCCGCTGTTCGAAACCGCCCAGTTGCTCGAAAGCTTCGGCTATCCTCTGTAG
- the rlmH gene encoding 23S rRNA (pseudouridine(1915)-N(3))-methyltransferase RlmH: protein MKLLIVAVGTRMPAWVEAGFDEFARRMPRELPLQLVEVKAEPRTTGKTVDAMMAAEATRIEAALPARCRRVILDEHGADLTTMGLARRLEAWQSGGEDLALIVGGPDGLSPALKATAHERLRLSSLTLPHALVRPLLAEALYRAWSVLKNHPYHRE, encoded by the coding sequence ATGAAGCTGCTGATCGTCGCCGTCGGCACGCGCATGCCGGCGTGGGTCGAGGCCGGCTTCGACGAGTTCGCGCGACGAATGCCGCGCGAATTGCCGCTGCAGCTCGTCGAAGTGAAGGCCGAGCCACGCACGACCGGCAAGACCGTCGACGCGATGATGGCGGCCGAAGCAACGCGCATCGAAGCGGCGCTGCCGGCGCGCTGCCGGCGCGTGATCCTCGACGAGCACGGCGCAGACCTGACGACGATGGGCCTCGCACGTCGCCTCGAAGCCTGGCAGAGCGGCGGCGAGGATCTCGCGCTGATCGTCGGCGGCCCGGACGGACTGTCACCCGCACTCAAGGCGACGGCGCACGAACGCCTGCGCCTGTCGAGCCTGACGCTGCCGCATGCGCTGGTCCGCCCGCTGCTCGCCGAGGCCTTGTACCGCGCGTGGAGCGTGCTGAAAAATCATCCCTATCATCGCGAGTAG
- the rsfS gene encoding ribosome silencing factor, with protein sequence MDIRKLQKTVVDALEDIKAKDIEVINTTKLTSLFDRIVVASGDSNRQTRALSRNVQDKVRAAGGHVVSVEGEETGEWVLVDLGDIVVHIMQPATRDFYNLEELWATTPKRSRVAAGTAHLAPE encoded by the coding sequence ATGGACATACGCAAACTGCAGAAAACCGTCGTCGACGCCCTCGAAGACATCAAGGCCAAGGACATCGAGGTCATCAACACCACCAAACTCACATCGCTGTTCGACCGCATCGTCGTCGCCAGCGGCGACTCGAACCGGCAGACACGGGCGCTGTCGCGCAACGTGCAGGACAAGGTCAGGGCAGCCGGCGGCCACGTCGTCAGCGTCGAAGGCGAGGAGACCGGCGAATGGGTGCTGGTCGATCTCGGCGACATCGTCGTGCATATCATGCAGCCGGCCACCCGCGACTTTTACAACCTCGAGGAACTGTGGGCAACGACGCCGAAGCGCTCGCGCGTCGCCGCGGGCACGGCTCACCTGGCGCCCGAATGA
- the nadD gene encoding nicotinate-nucleotide adenylyltransferase, with translation MSAASPEPGPLGIFGGTFDPIHIGHLRLAQEAHEALRLSHVSFVPAGQPPHRGAPRSRAADRLAMVRLATAGNPAFTVDDSEVFAQGKSYTALTLERLRAALGPQRPLVLILGADAFQGLPTWHRWRDILQLAHVAVANRPGYAPQGHRRPGALSPELDAVCSDHMGNDPGAVRESPAGRIVPFDMTPLAISASQVRSLIQAGHSARYLLPDPVLDYIERHHLYRGT, from the coding sequence ATGAGCGCCGCGAGCCCTGAGCCCGGGCCGCTCGGCATCTTCGGCGGCACCTTCGACCCGATCCATATCGGTCACCTGCGCCTCGCGCAAGAGGCGCACGAAGCACTGCGGCTCAGCCATGTCAGCTTCGTTCCCGCCGGCCAGCCGCCTCACCGCGGCGCGCCGCGTTCCCGCGCCGCCGACCGGCTGGCGATGGTGCGGCTGGCGACCGCCGGCAATCCGGCCTTCACGGTCGATGACAGCGAAGTGTTTGCGCAAGGCAAGAGCTACACCGCCCTGACGCTCGAGCGCCTGCGCGCGGCGCTCGGCCCGCAGCGCCCGCTGGTGCTGATCCTCGGCGCCGATGCGTTCCAGGGCCTGCCGACATGGCACCGCTGGCGCGACATCCTGCAACTCGCGCATGTCGCAGTGGCGAACCGCCCGGGCTATGCGCCGCAGGGCCATCGCCGCCCGGGCGCATTGTCGCCGGAACTCGACGCCGTCTGCAGCGATCACATGGGCAACGATCCGGGAGCCGTGCGCGAGTCACCCGCCGGCCGGATCGTTCCCTTCGACATGACGCCGCTCGCGATCTCTGCATCGCAGGTGCGCAGTCTGATCCAGGCGGGACACAGTGCCCGCTATCTGCTGCCCGATCCGGTCCTCGACTATATCGAGCGGCATCACCTTTATCGCGGAACCTGA
- a CDS encoding BPSS1780 family membrane protein encodes MQVRQLPLARGFAWLGEGLVIWRRNPALLTFASLGYLLMLVLLSVVPLIGQPLASLLMPVFSLGVLNTCREIDAGRKAGPDVLFSGFQQNLRGLVTIGALYLAGSLLVLFLTSIADGGTLLQIMTGGEKVDPEAAAVAPGFTFALLIAIALSTPVMMAYWFAPILAGWWNIPPQKAMFFSFIACLRNWRPFLAYSVALMVFCVLLPGLVIGMLGLVSPTLATLFSVPLPVLLIPIVFASFYANARDVFRDALDERREP; translated from the coding sequence ATGCAAGTACGACAACTGCCGCTCGCCCGCGGCTTCGCCTGGCTCGGGGAAGGCCTCGTGATCTGGCGCCGCAACCCGGCGCTGCTGACTTTCGCCTCGCTCGGCTACCTGCTGATGCTGGTCCTGCTCAGCGTCGTGCCGCTGATCGGCCAGCCGCTCGCATCGCTACTGATGCCGGTGTTCTCGCTCGGCGTGCTCAACACCTGCCGCGAGATCGACGCGGGCCGCAAGGCCGGGCCCGACGTGCTGTTCTCCGGCTTCCAGCAGAACCTGCGCGGGCTCGTCACGATCGGCGCGCTGTACCTTGCCGGCAGCCTGCTGGTGCTGTTCCTGACCTCGATCGCCGATGGCGGCACGCTGCTGCAGATCATGACCGGCGGCGAGAAAGTCGATCCCGAAGCGGCGGCCGTCGCGCCCGGCTTCACGTTCGCGCTGCTGATCGCGATCGCGCTGTCGACGCCGGTGATGATGGCCTACTGGTTCGCGCCGATCCTCGCCGGCTGGTGGAACATTCCGCCGCAGAAGGCGATGTTCTTCAGCTTCATCGCGTGCCTGCGCAACTGGCGCCCGTTCCTGGCATATTCGGTCGCGCTGATGGTCTTCTGCGTGCTCCTGCCGGGCCTCGTCATCGGCATGCTGGGGCTGGTCTCGCCGACGCTCGCGACGCTGTTTTCGGTGCCGCTGCCGGTGCTGCTGATCCCGATCGTGTTCGCGAGCTTCTATGCTAACGCCCGCGACGTCTTCCGTGACGCCCTCGATGAGCGCCGCGAGCCCTGA
- a CDS encoding BPSS1780 family membrane protein, translating to MTDPHPGACASRRRHPLPEPGHVTPAQTLQWLAAGWRMFTARPGVWMIQTVILIVILSALGFVPFLGWAVAPLAFPVLVAGMLAGAQAVDRGQALRIDHLFDGLRRHAGNLLMIGAFHLFGALLAALIAAAVGGSAALTGMLVGAFAGMGLAAGGMMLAVVVFTVLWVLLVMALWFAPALVMLQDVSPLDAMKLSAQACLSNLLTFVVLGVILYVLTWVAMLPAGLGMLILVPVLAGALYAAWQDTFAEHPALPPPAPTSAPDRSPAPDPDHES from the coding sequence ATGACCGATCCGCATCCCGGCGCTTGCGCTTCGCGGCGACGCCATCCGCTACCCGAACCGGGCCATGTCACGCCGGCGCAGACGCTGCAGTGGCTCGCCGCCGGCTGGCGGATGTTCACCGCCCGGCCCGGCGTATGGATGATCCAGACCGTGATCCTGATCGTCATCCTCAGCGCGCTCGGCTTCGTGCCGTTTCTCGGCTGGGCGGTGGCGCCGCTGGCCTTCCCGGTGCTGGTCGCCGGCATGCTCGCCGGCGCTCAGGCGGTGGACCGCGGCCAGGCCCTGCGCATCGACCATCTCTTCGACGGGCTGCGCCGCCACGCCGGCAACCTGCTGATGATCGGCGCCTTCCATCTGTTCGGCGCGCTGCTTGCGGCGCTCATCGCCGCGGCAGTCGGCGGCAGCGCGGCGCTCACCGGCATGCTCGTCGGCGCATTCGCCGGCATGGGGCTGGCCGCCGGCGGCATGATGCTGGCGGTCGTCGTGTTCACCGTGCTGTGGGTACTGCTCGTGATGGCGCTGTGGTTCGCGCCGGCGCTGGTGATGCTGCAGGACGTGTCGCCGCTCGACGCGATGAAGCTGTCGGCGCAGGCCTGCCTGTCGAACCTGCTGACTTTCGTCGTCCTCGGCGTCATCCTGTATGTCCTGACGTGGGTCGCGATGCTTCCTGCCGGACTGGGCATGCTGATCCTCGTCCCGGTGCTCGCCGGCGCGCTCTACGCCGCCTGGCAGGACACGTTTGCCGAGCACCCCGCGCTACCGCCCCCTGCCCCCACCTCCGCACCGGACCGCAGTCCGGCGCCCGACCCCGACCACGAGTCATAG
- a CDS encoding homoserine kinase has product MSVFTPVSPEELSAWLGRYAVGRLVGLQGISGGVQNSNFFVTTTLGRYVLTLFEAIPRAELPFYLHLMAHLARHGLPVPAPIADRDNEYLGTLSGRPAALVRRLSGRSEMTPGASHCARVGAMLAGLHLAGLSYGRRQDNPRGAAWRDAAAARVRPFLPADEQALLDAELAFQARVAYDRLPQGVIHADLFRDNVLWDDGHIGGVIDFYFAGHDALLFDVAVTVNDWCTTPGGELDTSRAGALLAAYHAERPFEAAERDGWPAMLRGAALRFWLSRAEDFHLPKAGEMVLVKPPAEYRDILRRHIAAPHSLPV; this is encoded by the coding sequence ATGTCCGTCTTCACCCCCGTTTCGCCCGAGGAGCTGTCCGCGTGGCTCGGTCGCTATGCGGTTGGCCGGCTGGTCGGGCTGCAGGGCATTTCGGGGGGCGTGCAGAACAGCAACTTCTTCGTCACGACGACGCTCGGCCGCTACGTGCTGACGCTGTTCGAAGCGATTCCGCGCGCCGAGCTGCCGTTCTACCTGCACCTGATGGCGCACCTCGCGCGTCACGGCCTGCCGGTGCCGGCGCCGATCGCCGACCGCGACAACGAATACCTCGGCACTCTTAGCGGCCGGCCCGCCGCACTCGTCAGGAGGCTCTCCGGCCGTTCCGAGATGACTCCCGGCGCGAGCCACTGCGCACGCGTCGGCGCGATGCTCGCCGGGCTGCACCTGGCGGGCCTGTCTTACGGCCGCAGGCAGGACAACCCGCGGGGTGCCGCCTGGCGCGATGCCGCGGCGGCACGCGTGCGTCCCTTCCTGCCGGCCGACGAACAGGCGCTGCTCGACGCCGAGCTCGCATTCCAGGCGCGCGTCGCCTACGACCGGCTGCCGCAGGGCGTGATCCACGCGGATCTCTTCCGCGACAACGTGCTGTGGGACGACGGCCATATCGGCGGCGTCATCGATTTCTACTTCGCCGGCCATGACGCGCTGCTGTTCGATGTCGCAGTCACCGTCAATGACTGGTGCACAACACCTGGCGGCGAACTCGACACGTCCCGCGCCGGAGCGCTGCTCGCCGCCTACCACGCCGAGCGGCCGTTCGAAGCCGCGGAGCGCGACGGCTGGCCGGCGATGCTGCGCGGCGCGGCGTTGCGGTTCTGGCTGTCGCGCGCCGAGGACTTCCATCTGCCGAAAGCGGGCGAGATGGTGCTCGTCAAGCCGCCTGCCGAATACCGCGACATCTTGCGGCGGCACATTGCCGCCCCCCACTCCCTCCCCGTCTGA